One window from the genome of Musa acuminata AAA Group cultivar baxijiao chromosome BXJ1-4, Cavendish_Baxijiao_AAA, whole genome shotgun sequence encodes:
- the LOC103981129 gene encoding binding partner of ACD11 1 produces the protein METRTVQVGNISDLAGEREIREFFSFSGDIEHLEIRGDAGTPRLAFVTFKDPKALEIALLLSGATIVDRIVSIAPVENYVPTVEQVEANEAEFTTPFGNNVTYVEGKNSPSSGRVYVSKAHDVVSSMLAKGSALRQDAINKAKAFDEKHQLRANASAKVVSFDKRVGLSEKITVGISIVNEKVKSVDQKLHVSDKTMAALFAAEQKLNDTGTAVKSNRYVTAGTAWLNGAFGKVAKAGHVAGTRTREKFQLAVSNLTEKDPVVAA, from the exons ATGGAG ACGAGAACGGTTCAAGTCGGGAATATCTCAGATCTGGCCGGAGAAAGGGAGATTCGGGAGTTCTTCTCTTTTTCTGGCGACATCGAGCACCTCGAGATTCGAGG CGACGCTGGTACTCCGAGGCTTGCGTTTGTTACATTTAAGGATCCAAAAGCGCTCGAGATCGCTCTATTGCTGTCG GGAGCAACTATTGTAGACCGAATTGTGAGCATAGCTCCTGTTGAAAATTATGTTCCTACGGTTGAG CAAGTTGAGGCAAATGAGGCAGAATTTACAACTCCTTTTGGAAACAATGTGACATATGTTGAG GGTAAAAATAGTCCTAGCAGTGGACGGGTCTATGTTAGTAAAGCTCATGATGTTGTCTCGAGCATGCTAGCTAAAGGTTCAGCACTCAGACAAGATGCTATTAACAAAGCTAAAGCATTTGACGAGAAGCATCAACTAAGGGCTAATGCATCCGCAAAGGTTGTTTCTTTTGATAAGCGGGTCGGCCTTTCAGAGAAAATAACAGTTGGAATCTCTATTGTCAATGAAAAAGTGAAATCTGTAGATCAAAAGCTACATGTGTCTGATAAGACTATGGCTGCCCTATTTGCAGCAGAGCAAAAGCTGAATGACACTGGCACTGCTGTCAAGAGCAACAG GTATGTAACTGCTGGAACTGCATGGTTAAATGGTGCTTTTGGAAAAGTGGCAAAGGCTGGTCATGTTGCAGGCACCAGAACAAGGGAGAAGTTTCAATTGGCAGTCTCAAATTTAACAGAAAAG GATCCGGTTGTTGCTGCATAG
- the LOC103981127 gene encoding acireductone dioxygenase 1 — MWTKVIFHLYGHRLVKDEHHKQIRHTRGSRSFVATNKIQGRGIIWNRIYPSNKYGMVGCGSIHHPQPKDLRNLEPRTLISHQQIPVMAPEAWLIDESDEDQRLPHHRNPKEFVSLSKLQEIGVLYWHLDPKNYESSEELKKIREDRGYNYMDLLELCPGKVENYEEKLKNFYREHIHADEEIRYCLEGSGYFDVRDKDDTWIRIWIKEGDMIVLPAGIYHRFTIDTSNYVKLMRLFIGEPVWTAYNRPQEDHPARQVYIKTLESSGVAVKAH; from the exons ATGTGGACAAAagtgatttttcatctttatggTCATCGTTTGGTGAAGGATGAACACCACAAACAGATCCGCCACACACGCGGCAGTAGATCATTTGTTGCTACCAACAAAATCCAAGGCAGAGGAATCATCTGGAACAGGATCTACCCATCGAATAAGTATGGTATGGTAGGTTGTGGAAGTATCCATCACCCACAGCCAAAGGATCTGCGCAATCTTGAACCGAGAACCCTCATTAGTCATCAGCAAATCCCTGTGATGGCTCCAGAG GCTTGGCTGATAGATGAGAGTGATGAGGACCAGAGGCTCCCTCACCACAGGAACCCTAAGGAGTTTGTATCCCTGAGCAAGCTTCAAG AAATTGGGGTTCTTTACTGGCATTTGGATCCCAAAAACTATGAGAGCAGTGAAGAATTGAAGAAAATTCGGGAAGACAGAGGATACAACTACATG GACCTTCTTGAGTTATGTCCTGGAAAAGTTGAGAACTATGAAGAGAAGTTGAAGAACTTCTATAGAGAACACATCCATGCCGATGAAGAGATCCGCTATTGTTTGGAGGGCAGTGGGTATTTTGATGTTCGTGACAAAGACGACACCTGGATAAGGATTTGGATCAAAGAGGGCGACATGATTGTCTTACCAGCTGGAATATATCATCGGTTCACAATAGACACTTCAAACTATGTGAAG CTGATGAGATTGTTCATCGGAGAACCTGTTTGGACAGCTTACAACCGCCCTCAGGAGGACCATCCAGCCAGGCAAGTCTATATCAAGACATTGGAGAGCTCTGGAGTTGCTGTGAAGGCTCATTAA
- the LOC135645478 gene encoding E3 ubiquitin ligase PQT3-like isoform X1: protein MAVYYKFKSAKDYDSVPIEGQFISVVNLKERIFESKLFGKGTDFDLMISNAQTNEEYVDEGAMIPKNTSVLIRRVPGRPRKPIITERDEQRFLEDKVEGLPPSSSMLVDDSSTITYVSLTTSECHCTCGSMRPQEYEWDEFGNDLYVIPEVNAPQTSNPVIDVSPANKVDEDSKIKALIDTPALDWNRRTQEGRAFGRGTAGRMFGGRSDGRSMLERKTPPAGYVCHRCKVPGHFIQHCPTNGDPNYDMKRVKPPTGIPKSMLMATPDGSYALPSGAVAVLRPNEAAFEKEIEGLPTTRPVSDLPPELRCPLCKEVMKDAVLTSKCCFRSFCDKCIRDYIITKLMCVCGATNILADDLLPNKTLRETISRILESTTSSTENAGSMVQLQDMESSHPLLPKDPSPTLSAVSKDEPNQFTAKQFSCVKEGEGASETKAGNSEMNSSDKKVVINTDVCVATAESLSKGPKSHQSPPMPGDVREKKLAGEQGKKKKKKKARLVAHDADMQWRAYQDLGSENYGMPLAVSGYNPYWTGGMPLGVGNYMAPYGGPVPYMGYTPGPFDVPFSGGNFPQDPFAAQSYMMPVLPRDLSELRMGSMGMNQEPSGMSREEFEARKADLRHKHEMERLNERERGHSKDGKARRESSNTNGASMRPQPRLMSQAQWSDRGRSEKSGSVDCGGPFRDPARLMPPRPAKTTASDRYAAPGEAGSKKRKPSSPERSNGLKELKGGERRGSSGYDHESNEVEYHLKRRPSSSSAREATSRRHREWEPRERGGREQEHGHERPASKRR from the exons atGGCTGTGTATTATAAGTTTAAAAGTGCCAAAGATTATGATTCTGTTCCCATTGAGGGGCAATTTATATCTGTTGTCAATTTGAAAGAAAGAATCTTTGAATCCAAGCTATTTGGGAAGGGTACAGATTTCGACCTCATGATCTCTAACGCACAGACTAATGAAG AATATGTAGATGAAGGAGCTATGATACCCAAAAACACATCAGTTTTGATTCGTCGAGTCCCTGGACGACCACGAAAGCCTATTATCACTGAGAGAGACGA GCAGAGATTTCTAGAGGATAAGGTAGAAGGCCTTCCACCATCTAGCAGCATGTTGGTTGATGATTCATCTACCATCACATATGTAAGCTTGACTACTTCTGAATGTCATTGCACCTGTGGATCTATGAGG CCTCAAGAATACGAATGGGATGAGTTTGGAAATGACCTATATGTCATTCCTGAAGTTAATGCTCCTCAGACAAGTAACCCTGTGATAGATGTTTCTCCTGCTAACAAGGTTGATGAGGATAGCAAAATTAAGGCTTTAATTGACACACCTGCTCTCGACTGGAATCG tcgaacacaagaaggaagaGCTTTTGGAAGAGGAACCGCTGGCAGAATGTTTGGTGGTCGTAGTGATG GGCGAAGTATGCTTGAACGCAAGACACCCCCAGCAGGTTATGTTTGTCACAGATGCAAAGTGCCTG GTCACTTTATCCAGCACTGCCCCACAAATGGAGATCCTAACTATGACATGAAAAGAGTGAAACCTCCGACTGGAATTCCAAAATCAATGTTAATGGCAACTCCTGATGGCTCCTATGCATTGCCAAGTGGTGCAGTTGCTGTTTTAAGGCCAAATGA GGCTGCATTTGAGAAAGAAATTGAGGGGCTACCTACCACTCGTCCTGTCAGTGACCTTCCACCGGAATTGCGTTGCCCATTGTGTAAAGAGGTGATGAAGGATGCTGTTCTGACTAGCAAGTGCTGTTTCAGGAGCTTCTGTGATAAAT GCATTAGGGACTATATCATTACAAAGCTGATGTGTGTTTGCGGGGCCACAAATATATTGGCTGATGACCTTCTTCCAAACAAAACACTGAGAGAAACAATCAGTCGGATATTAGAATCAACAACTAGTAGTACAGAAAATGCTGGAAGCATGGTACAGCTCCaag ATATGGAGTCGTCTCATCCTTTACTGCCCAAAGACCCATCTCCTACTCTTTCTGCTGTGTCCAAAGACGAACCTAATCAGTTCACTGCGAAGCAATTTTCCTGTGTGAAGGAAGGTGAAGGTGCAAGTGAAACAAAGGCTGGAAACAGTGAGATGAATTCTTCAGATAAGAAAGTTGTTATAAATACAGATGTTTGTGTAGCAACAGCAGAATCTCTGAGCAAGGGGCCAAAGTCTCATCAGAGTCCTCCAATGCCTGGAGATGTCCGAGAAAAGAAACTTGCTGGAGAGCAAG gaaagaaaaagaagaagaaaaaggcacGTCTTGTTGCCCATG ATGCTGATATGCAATGGAGGGCCTACCAGGATCTTGGATCTGAAAATTATGGAATGCCTTTGGCTGTTTCAGGCTATAATCCCTACTGGACTGGTGGGATGCCATTAGGAGTTGGTAACTACATGGCACCTTATGGTGGTCCAGTGCCATATATGGGTTACACACCAGGGCCCTTTGATGTTCCTTTTAGTGGGGGAAATTTTCCACAAGATCCATTTGCTGCACAAAGTTATATGATGCCAGTACTTCCGAG ggatttatctgagttaAGGATGGGTAGTATGGGCATGAATCAGGAGCCTTCAGGTATGAGCAGAGAAGAGTTTGAGGCTAGGAAGGCTGATCTAAGGCATAAGCATGAAATGGAGCGACTTAACGAAAG GGAGAGGGGGCATTCCAAGGATGGGAAAGCAAGAAGGGAATCGAGCAACACTAATGGTGCTTCAATGAGGCCACAGCCC AGGCTGATGTCGCAGGCCCAGTGGTCGGACCGGGGCCGGTCTGAGAAGTCAGGCAGCGTGGACTGCGGTGGACCGTTCCGCGACCCGGCCCGGCTTATGCCACCAAGGCCCGCAAAGACGACTGCCAGTGACCGCTACGCGGCCCCCGGCGAGGCGGGCAGCAAGAAGAGGAAGCCCTCCTCGCCCGAGAGGAGCAACGGGCTGAAGGAGCTCAAGGGCGGGGAGAGAAGGGGGAGCAGTGGGTACGACCACGAATCGAACGAGGTAGAGTACCACTTAAAGCGGAGGCCTTCGTCCTCGTCGGCAAGGGAGGCGACGTCGAGACGCCACCGGGAGTGGGAGCCACGTGAAAGGGGTGGTAGGGAGCAGGAGCATGGCCACGAGCGTCCTGCGAGCAAGCGGAGATGA
- the LOC135645478 gene encoding E3 ubiquitin ligase PQT3-like isoform X2, with the protein MAVYYKFKSAKDYDSVPIEGQFISVVNLKERIFESKLFGKGTDFDLMISNAQTNEEYVDEGAMIPKNTSVLIRRVPGRPRKPIITERDEQRFLEDKVEGLPPSSSMLVDDSSTITYPQEYEWDEFGNDLYVIPEVNAPQTSNPVIDVSPANKVDEDSKIKALIDTPALDWNRRTQEGRAFGRGTAGRMFGGRSDGRSMLERKTPPAGYVCHRCKVPGHFIQHCPTNGDPNYDMKRVKPPTGIPKSMLMATPDGSYALPSGAVAVLRPNEAAFEKEIEGLPTTRPVSDLPPELRCPLCKEVMKDAVLTSKCCFRSFCDKCIRDYIITKLMCVCGATNILADDLLPNKTLRETISRILESTTSSTENAGSMVQLQDMESSHPLLPKDPSPTLSAVSKDEPNQFTAKQFSCVKEGEGASETKAGNSEMNSSDKKVVINTDVCVATAESLSKGPKSHQSPPMPGDVREKKLAGEQGKKKKKKKARLVAHDADMQWRAYQDLGSENYGMPLAVSGYNPYWTGGMPLGVGNYMAPYGGPVPYMGYTPGPFDVPFSGGNFPQDPFAAQSYMMPVLPRDLSELRMGSMGMNQEPSGMSREEFEARKADLRHKHEMERLNERERGHSKDGKARRESSNTNGASMRPQPRLMSQAQWSDRGRSEKSGSVDCGGPFRDPARLMPPRPAKTTASDRYAAPGEAGSKKRKPSSPERSNGLKELKGGERRGSSGYDHESNEVEYHLKRRPSSSSAREATSRRHREWEPRERGGREQEHGHERPASKRR; encoded by the exons atGGCTGTGTATTATAAGTTTAAAAGTGCCAAAGATTATGATTCTGTTCCCATTGAGGGGCAATTTATATCTGTTGTCAATTTGAAAGAAAGAATCTTTGAATCCAAGCTATTTGGGAAGGGTACAGATTTCGACCTCATGATCTCTAACGCACAGACTAATGAAG AATATGTAGATGAAGGAGCTATGATACCCAAAAACACATCAGTTTTGATTCGTCGAGTCCCTGGACGACCACGAAAGCCTATTATCACTGAGAGAGACGA GCAGAGATTTCTAGAGGATAAGGTAGAAGGCCTTCCACCATCTAGCAGCATGTTGGTTGATGATTCATCTACCATCACATAT CCTCAAGAATACGAATGGGATGAGTTTGGAAATGACCTATATGTCATTCCTGAAGTTAATGCTCCTCAGACAAGTAACCCTGTGATAGATGTTTCTCCTGCTAACAAGGTTGATGAGGATAGCAAAATTAAGGCTTTAATTGACACACCTGCTCTCGACTGGAATCG tcgaacacaagaaggaagaGCTTTTGGAAGAGGAACCGCTGGCAGAATGTTTGGTGGTCGTAGTGATG GGCGAAGTATGCTTGAACGCAAGACACCCCCAGCAGGTTATGTTTGTCACAGATGCAAAGTGCCTG GTCACTTTATCCAGCACTGCCCCACAAATGGAGATCCTAACTATGACATGAAAAGAGTGAAACCTCCGACTGGAATTCCAAAATCAATGTTAATGGCAACTCCTGATGGCTCCTATGCATTGCCAAGTGGTGCAGTTGCTGTTTTAAGGCCAAATGA GGCTGCATTTGAGAAAGAAATTGAGGGGCTACCTACCACTCGTCCTGTCAGTGACCTTCCACCGGAATTGCGTTGCCCATTGTGTAAAGAGGTGATGAAGGATGCTGTTCTGACTAGCAAGTGCTGTTTCAGGAGCTTCTGTGATAAAT GCATTAGGGACTATATCATTACAAAGCTGATGTGTGTTTGCGGGGCCACAAATATATTGGCTGATGACCTTCTTCCAAACAAAACACTGAGAGAAACAATCAGTCGGATATTAGAATCAACAACTAGTAGTACAGAAAATGCTGGAAGCATGGTACAGCTCCaag ATATGGAGTCGTCTCATCCTTTACTGCCCAAAGACCCATCTCCTACTCTTTCTGCTGTGTCCAAAGACGAACCTAATCAGTTCACTGCGAAGCAATTTTCCTGTGTGAAGGAAGGTGAAGGTGCAAGTGAAACAAAGGCTGGAAACAGTGAGATGAATTCTTCAGATAAGAAAGTTGTTATAAATACAGATGTTTGTGTAGCAACAGCAGAATCTCTGAGCAAGGGGCCAAAGTCTCATCAGAGTCCTCCAATGCCTGGAGATGTCCGAGAAAAGAAACTTGCTGGAGAGCAAG gaaagaaaaagaagaagaaaaaggcacGTCTTGTTGCCCATG ATGCTGATATGCAATGGAGGGCCTACCAGGATCTTGGATCTGAAAATTATGGAATGCCTTTGGCTGTTTCAGGCTATAATCCCTACTGGACTGGTGGGATGCCATTAGGAGTTGGTAACTACATGGCACCTTATGGTGGTCCAGTGCCATATATGGGTTACACACCAGGGCCCTTTGATGTTCCTTTTAGTGGGGGAAATTTTCCACAAGATCCATTTGCTGCACAAAGTTATATGATGCCAGTACTTCCGAG ggatttatctgagttaAGGATGGGTAGTATGGGCATGAATCAGGAGCCTTCAGGTATGAGCAGAGAAGAGTTTGAGGCTAGGAAGGCTGATCTAAGGCATAAGCATGAAATGGAGCGACTTAACGAAAG GGAGAGGGGGCATTCCAAGGATGGGAAAGCAAGAAGGGAATCGAGCAACACTAATGGTGCTTCAATGAGGCCACAGCCC AGGCTGATGTCGCAGGCCCAGTGGTCGGACCGGGGCCGGTCTGAGAAGTCAGGCAGCGTGGACTGCGGTGGACCGTTCCGCGACCCGGCCCGGCTTATGCCACCAAGGCCCGCAAAGACGACTGCCAGTGACCGCTACGCGGCCCCCGGCGAGGCGGGCAGCAAGAAGAGGAAGCCCTCCTCGCCCGAGAGGAGCAACGGGCTGAAGGAGCTCAAGGGCGGGGAGAGAAGGGGGAGCAGTGGGTACGACCACGAATCGAACGAGGTAGAGTACCACTTAAAGCGGAGGCCTTCGTCCTCGTCGGCAAGGGAGGCGACGTCGAGACGCCACCGGGAGTGGGAGCCACGTGAAAGGGGTGGTAGGGAGCAGGAGCATGGCCACGAGCGTCCTGCGAGCAAGCGGAGATGA
- the LOC135645473 gene encoding calcium-transporting ATPase 7, plasma membrane-type-like — protein MEYAFFIASDRRASVPQKRWRIAFTMIYSCRAMCSLSKKRITGALRTPSYVSLEIVDDDDDECRAPAPPFSIVDADVLKSLVRERRLDEVQRLGGADGIAAGLDSDAEAGISGGGGDLDARREAFGANTYPKSKPKGFFWFVYEALNDLFLLILIGCAAVSLAFGIKEHGLKEGWYDGASIFLAIFLVSVVSAVSNFRQMKRFDKLSAQCNDISVSVVRDGHRQDISIFDVVVGDVIFLKIGDQVPGDGLFLQGHSLQIDESSMTGESHPVDVDAGKNPFLTSGVKVIDGYASMIITAVGTDTAWGEMMSTIARETTEPTPLQERLERLTSSIGKIGVVVAVLVFAVLAIRYFTGSTKDENGQPRFNKNKVDVGDVISVIVSIFQDAVTIIVVAIPEGLPLAVTLTLAFSMKRMMKDNAMVRRLSACETMGSVTTICTDKTGTLTLNQMTVTKFWIGNEEVPVDGGSISSIAPRVRTLFHQGVGLNTTGSVYRPTSVAVPEVSGSPTEKALLWWAVLDLGMDVEEMKRRYSVVHVEAFNSEKKRSGVLVEEKDSRAMITQWKGAAEMILIRCSHYLDRNGNVRDVDVESRTKLEKVIRDMAARSLRCIALAYKITDAEDLHVDQEETPNLDDNGLTLLGFVGLKDPCRPEVESAIAACRRAGVAVKMITGDNVFTARAIAIECGILRDDDVDGLVVEGPEFRNYSAEERMKKIDQIRVMARSSPFDKLLMVQCLKSKGHVVAVTGDGTNDAPALKEADVGLSMGIQGTEVAKESSDVVILNDNFDTVVTVMRWGRCVYNNIQKFLQFQLTVNIAALVINFVSAISTGEVPLTTVQLLWVNLIMDTMGALALATDRPTKELMKKPPVGRTEPLITNIMWRNLTAQAMFQVAVLLVLQFRGQSIFGVSEEVNNTLIFNTFVLCQVFNEFNARKLEKKNVFEGMTTNKLFLGIVAVTVFLQVMMVEFLREFAGTVRLDWEQWGICVGIAAVSWPIGWLVKCIPVSNTPLLQLLAHPKSGI, from the coding sequence CGCAGGCTTGACGAAGTGCAACGCCTCGGCGGAGCCGACGGCATCGCTGCGGGCCTGGACTCCGACGCGGAGGCCGGCATATCCGGCGGCGGTGGCGACCTGGACGCGCGGAGGGAGGCCTTCGGCGCTAACACGTACCCCAAGTCGAAGCCCAAGGGGTTCTTCTGGTTCGTGTACGAGGCGCTCAACGACTTGTTCCTCCTCATCCTGATCGGCTGCGCCGCGGTCTCGCTCGCTTTCGGCATCAAGGAGCACGGCCTCAAGGAAGGATGGTACGACGGCGCCAGCATCTTCCTCGCCATCTTCCTCGTCTCCGTCGTCTCCGCCGTCAGCAACTTCCGCCAGATGAAGCGGTTCGACAAGCTGTCCGCCCAGTGCAACGACATCAGCGTCAGCGTCGTCCGCGACGGCCACCGGCAAGACATCTCCATCTTCGACGTCGTGGTCGGAGACGTGATCTTCTTGAAGATCGGTGACCAGGTCCCGGGCGACGGGCTCTTCCTCCAGGGGCATTCTCTGCAGATCGACGAATCGAGCATGACAGGCGAGAGCCATCCGGTCGACGTCGACGCCGGTAAGAACCCGTTCCTTACATCCGGCGTCAAAGTCATCGACGGATACGCCTCCATGATCATCACCGCCGTCGGCACGGACACGGCGTGGGGGGAGATGATGAGCACCATCGCCCGCGAGACGACCGAGCCGACGCCGCTCCAGGAGCGGCTCGAGAGGCTGACGTCGAGCATCGGCAAAATTGGCGTTGTCGTGGCTGTCCTGGTCTTCGCCGTGCTAGCGATCCGCTACTTCACCGGGAGCACCAAGGACGAGAACGGGCAGCCCAGGTTCAACAAGAACAAGGTGGACGTCGGCGACGTCATCAGCGTCATCGTGAGTATTTTCCAAGACGCAGTAACCATCATCGTGGTGGCGATCCCCGAGGGCTTGCCATTGGCGGTGACCCTGACGCTGGCCTTCTCGATGAAGAGGATGATGAAGGACAACGCCATGGTCCGGAGGCTGTCGGCTTGCGAGACGATGGGCTCGGTGACGACCATCTGCACCGACAAGACCGGCACTCTGACGCTGAATCAAATGACTGTCACCAAGTTTTGGATCGGCAACGAAGAAGTTCCGGTAGACGGCGGCAGCATCTCCTCAATCGCGCCAAGAGTGCGCACACTGTTTCACCAAGGAGTCGGGCTGAACACCACAGGCAGTGTTTACAGGCCAACGTCTGTAGCAGTGCCAGAAGTCTCTGGTAGCCCGACGGAGAAGGCTCTTCTATGGTGGGCAGTTCTGGATCTCGGAATGGACGTGGAGGAGATGAAGAGGAGGTACAGCGTAGTTCACGTCGAGGCCTTCAACTCGGAAAAGAAGCGGAGCGGAGTTCTGGTGGAAGAGAAGGATAGTAGAGCGATGATCACACAATGGAAAGGAGCTGCTGAGATGATCTTGATTCGATGCTCGCATTACCTCGACAGGAACGGGAATGTGCGGGACGTAGACGTCGAGTCCAGAACGAAGCTCGAGAAGGTCATCAGAGACATGGCCGCTCGTAGTCTTCGGTGCATCGCCTTGGCCTATAAAATCACCGATGCAGAGGATCTTCATGTCGATCAAGAAGAGACGCCAAACCTCGACGACAACGGACTAACTCTGCTGGGCTTCGTTGGCTTGAAGGACCCATGTCGCCCTGAAGTGGAATCAGCCATCGCCGCCTGTAGACGCGCCGGCGTTGCCGTCAAAATGATCACAGGAGACAACGTGTTCACAGCAAGAGCCATTGCCATCGAGTGTGGCATACTCAGAGACGATGACGTCGACGGATTGGTGGTCGAAGGGCCGGAGTTCAGAAACTACTCAGCAGAGGAGCGAATGAAGAAGATCGATCAGATTCGAGTCATGGCGAGGTCTTCTCCCTTCGATAAGCTGCTAATGGTGCAGTGCTTGAAGTCAAAGGGCCACGTCGTGGCAGTCACCGGGGATGGCACAAACGACGCGCCGGCACTGAAGGAAGCCGACGTGGGACTTTCCATGGGAATCCAAGGCACCGAGGTGGCGAAGGAGAGCTCCGACGTGGTCATCCTCAACGACAACTTCGACACCGTCGTGACCGTCATGAGATGGGGAAGGTGTGTCTACAATAACATACAGAAGTTCCTACAGTTTCAGCTCACAGTGAACATCGCCGCACTGGTCATAAACTTCGTCTCCGCCATTAGCACCGGCGAGGTTCCATTGACGACGGTGCAGCTCCTGTGGGTGAACCTGATCATGGACACCATGGGCGCTCTGGCTTTAGCTACCGATCGGCCCACCAAGGAGCTGATGAAGAAGCCTCCAGTGGGCCGGACGGAGCCACTCATCACCAACATCATGTGGAGAAACCTCACAGCGCAGGCCATGTTTCAGGTTGCAGTTCTGCTGGTGCTCCAGTTCAGAGGGCAGTCCATATTTGGAGTGAGCGAAGAGGTGAACAACACCTTAATCTTCAACACCTTCGTTCTCTGCCAAGTCTTCAATGAGTTCAACGCCAGGAAGCTGGAGAAGAAGAACGTGTTCGAGGGGATGACCACCAATAAGCTCTTCTTGGGGATTGTGGCAGTCACTGTGTTCTTGCAGGTGATGATGGTGGAGTTCTTGAGGGAGTTTGCAGGCACAGTAAGGTTGGACTGGGAACAGTGGGGGATTTGCGTGGGTATTGCAGCTGTGTCATGGCCAATTGGTTGGCTTGTCAAGTGCATTCCAGTTTCCAACACCCCTCTTCTCCAGCTCTTAGCTCACCCTAAATCTGGTATATAG